A window of the Mucilaginibacter sp. cycad4 genome harbors these coding sequences:
- a CDS encoding CocE/NonD family hydrolase yields the protein MKKNLLFAFCLLLSASGLYAQPKAPDADYIKANYQKYEYQVPMRDGKKLFTSVYVPKDQSKKYPFMMDRTPYSVAPYGTELYKGSLGPSSLFTHDGYIFVYQDVRGRWMSEGLYEEMTPEKEDHKTNKDVDEGTDTYDTIDWLLKNIPNNNGKVGVWGISYPGFYTTTALLSRHPALVAASPQAPIADLYRDDAFHNGAFMLVANFGFYPGFTNRQDDKPTQRRGARFDAGTEDGYDFFLKMGSVKNSNTKYYKDTIRLWNEMLDHPNYDQHWKDRNVLYHLHDIKTAVLVTGGWYDAEDLYGAINTYKTLVKENPKTPVYFTMGPWVHGGWARGDGDHLGDVGFGGPTGPFYREKIEFAFFSHYLKGAADFDLKPVSTFETGVNQWKTYNTWPPKESAEKKLYLLPGGKLSFTAPAAIANTFDEFISDPNKPVPFINSIDMDMKREYMTADQRFASQRPDVLTYETDVLDNDVTIAGNIWANLKVSTTGTDADWVVKVIDVYPDSTKNTKWAGKDVYLSGYQQMVRSEAMRGKFRNGFDKPEPFVPGKVTPVNFELQDILHTFKKGHRMMVQVQSTWFPLIDRNTQQFQDIMKAKDTDFKKATHKVYTSKANPSYLKVRVVE from the coding sequence ATGAAGAAAAATTTACTTTTCGCTTTCTGCCTTTTGCTTTCGGCATCAGGCCTTTATGCGCAACCTAAAGCGCCCGATGCTGATTACATCAAAGCCAATTACCAGAAATATGAATATCAGGTCCCGATGCGGGATGGTAAAAAGCTTTTTACCTCGGTATATGTGCCAAAGGATCAATCTAAAAAATATCCTTTCATGATGGACCGGACTCCCTACAGCGTGGCACCGTATGGCACCGAACTGTATAAAGGCAGCCTTGGCCCATCGTCGTTATTTACGCATGACGGTTACATTTTTGTTTACCAGGATGTACGCGGCCGCTGGATGAGTGAAGGCCTTTACGAGGAAATGACCCCCGAAAAAGAAGATCATAAAACCAATAAGGATGTTGACGAGGGCACCGATACTTATGATACCATCGATTGGCTGCTGAAAAATATCCCTAACAACAATGGTAAGGTAGGGGTATGGGGTATTTCATATCCCGGCTTTTATACTACTACTGCTTTGCTAAGCCGTCACCCGGCCTTGGTAGCTGCATCGCCTCAGGCCCCGATTGCCGATCTGTATCGTGACGATGCTTTTCATAACGGCGCGTTTATGCTGGTTGCCAACTTTGGTTTTTATCCCGGCTTTACCAATAGGCAGGATGATAAACCAACTCAACGCCGCGGTGCAAGGTTTGATGCCGGTACGGAGGATGGGTATGACTTTTTCCTGAAAATGGGCTCGGTTAAAAATTCAAACACTAAATATTATAAAGATACCATTCGCCTTTGGAACGAAATGCTTGATCACCCTAATTATGACCAGCATTGGAAAGATCGTAATGTGCTTTATCATCTTCATGATATAAAAACAGCAGTACTGGTAACCGGCGGCTGGTACGATGCTGAGGATCTTTATGGTGCAATCAATACCTATAAAACCCTGGTAAAAGAAAACCCTAAAACCCCGGTTTATTTTACTATGGGGCCGTGGGTACACGGCGGCTGGGCACGCGGTGATGGCGATCACCTGGGCGATGTTGGTTTCGGTGGCCCCACCGGCCCGTTCTATCGCGAAAAAATCGAGTTTGCTTTCTTTAGTCACTATTTAAAAGGTGCTGCTGATTTTGACCTGAAGCCGGTGTCAACCTTCGAAACCGGCGTTAATCAATGGAAAACCTATAATACCTGGCCTCCGAAAGAATCGGCAGAAAAAAAACTGTACCTGCTGCCAGGAGGTAAGTTATCTTTCACTGCTCCTGCAGCTATTGCCAATACTTTTGATGAATTTATATCTGACCCTAACAAGCCGGTACCATTCATCAACAGCATTGATATGGACATGAAACGCGAATACATGACTGCCGATCAGCGGTTTGCATCGCAGCGCCCGGATGTGCTTACTTATGAAACGGATGTTTTAGATAATGATGTAACCATTGCGGGTAATATCTGGGCTAACCTTAAAGTATCAACTACCGGCACCGATGCTGATTGGGTAGTTAAAGTGATTGATGTTTATCCCGATTCTACAAAAAACACCAAATGGGCAGGTAAGGATGTTTACCTGAGCGGCTATCAGCAAATGGTGCGCAGCGAGGCCATGCGCGGCAAGTTTCGTAATGGTTTTGACAAGCCCGAGCCTTTTGTGCCCGGCAAAGTAACCCCGGTAAATTTTGAATTACAGGATATATTGCACACCTTCAAAAAAGGGCACCGTATGATGGTGCAGGTGCAAAGTACCTGGTTCCCGCTTATTGACAGGAACACCCAGCAGTTTCAGGATATTATGAAAGCTAAAGATACCGACTTTAAAAAAGCCACGCATAAGGTTTATACCTCAAAGGCTAATCCAAGTTATTTAAAGGTTAGGGTTGTTGAATAA
- a CDS encoding endo-beta-N-acetylglucosaminidase H: MRTNFNQLLTKSLTTLLGVALLITAACKKDHAPAPPDPNGASSTKLHTDAIGVTGPKSVCYVEVNNNDIRNVGNYTLSTGEQLFDIGIIFAANINYNTTTQKAELYFNPQVTNVLNNKATYIQSLQAKGIKVLLSILGNHQGAGISNFPTQAAANDFAQLLSNAVTTYGLDGIDFDDEYADYGTNGTGQPNSSSFVYLVTALRNLMPTKIISFYFYGPAASRLSYNGVTVGSKVNYSWNAIYGTYSVPNVPGLTAANLGPAAIDIQSTSSSTAASLATQTVNNNYGIYLSYNLPNTDVHTYLSSVSNALYGKPTVYTGTSATGVTFYQDINYAGTVTSAIPKGTYTLAQLQAYGFVDNWASSVKIPTGWTVTMYSGNNSTGTSWIRTSNTANFTTLSPNANDVVTSVKIQ, from the coding sequence ATGAGAACAAACTTTAATCAATTATTAACCAAATCCCTTACCACTTTATTAGGGGTTGCTTTACTGATTACCGCAGCCTGTAAAAAAGACCATGCGCCTGCACCTCCCGATCCAAATGGTGCTTCATCAACAAAACTGCATACCGATGCTATTGGTGTAACCGGCCCAAAGAGTGTTTGCTATGTAGAGGTTAACAATAATGATATCCGAAATGTGGGGAATTACACACTCTCAACCGGGGAACAGCTTTTTGATATCGGTATCATATTTGCAGCAAACATCAACTACAACACTACAACTCAAAAGGCCGAACTTTATTTTAATCCGCAGGTAACCAACGTACTCAACAATAAAGCTACCTATATACAAAGTTTACAGGCTAAAGGTATTAAAGTACTATTATCAATTTTAGGCAACCACCAGGGTGCCGGCATCAGCAATTTCCCAACCCAGGCTGCAGCTAATGATTTTGCCCAGCTGCTAAGCAATGCTGTTACCACCTACGGGTTGGATGGAATCGACTTTGATGATGAATATGCCGACTACGGCACCAATGGCACCGGTCAACCTAACTCAAGCTCATTTGTTTACCTGGTTACTGCCCTGCGTAACCTGATGCCTACCAAAATAATTTCGTTTTACTTTTACGGCCCGGCGGCGTCAAGGCTAAGTTATAATGGTGTAACTGTGGGCTCAAAGGTTAACTATAGCTGGAACGCCATTTATGGCACTTATTCTGTCCCGAATGTTCCGGGACTAACCGCTGCCAACCTTGGCCCGGCCGCTATTGATATTCAAAGCACCAGTTCATCAACCGCGGCGTCGCTGGCTACTCAAACAGTAAACAACAATTACGGCATCTATCTGTCCTATAACTTACCTAATACAGATGTGCACACTTATCTTTCGAGCGTATCCAACGCTTTATACGGTAAGCCTACAGTTTATACAGGTACAAGTGCTACAGGGGTAACTTTTTACCAGGACATCAATTACGCGGGCACAGTTACAAGCGCCATCCCTAAAGGCACGTATACCCTTGCCCAATTGCAGGCCTACGGTTTCGTGGATAATTGGGCTTCATCGGTAAAAATCCCAACGGGCTGGACAGTAACTATGTACTCAGGCAACAACTCTACAGGCACATCCTGGATACGAACCTCAAACACAGCTAATTTTACTACATTATCGCCTAACGCTAATGACGTGGTAACTTCGGTTAAGATCCAATAA
- a CDS encoding GNAT family N-acetyltransferase, translating to MKTNITIRPFNETDRKRLREIYLLSRIQAFYWCDTEQFHIADFDIHTQDEEVWVATFGEEISGFIAIWTQDSFIHHLYVDAVYRAKGIGKALLATAITNYPKPLKLKCLVKNEFAFAFYKAMDWQVIGKGDDELGDYYLMECG from the coding sequence TTGAAAACTAATATAACTATCCGCCCATTTAATGAAACCGACCGGAAACGGCTTCGGGAAATCTATCTTCTTAGCCGGATACAAGCATTTTATTGGTGTGATACTGAACAGTTTCATATCGCTGATTTTGACATTCACACGCAGGATGAAGAGGTATGGGTAGCGACATTTGGAGAGGAAATATCAGGCTTTATTGCAATTTGGACTCAAGATTCATTTATACATCACCTATATGTTGATGCCGTTTACCGCGCTAAAGGGATAGGAAAAGCGTTACTTGCTACTGCTATCACAAATTACCCTAAGCCCCTCAAATTAAAATGCCTTGTAAAAAATGAGTTTGCATTTGCTTTTTACAAGGCAATGGATTGGCAAGTTATAGGTAAGGGTGATGACGAGCTTGGAGATTATTATTTGATGGAGTGCGGATAG
- the pgk gene encoding phosphoglycerate kinase, which translates to MKTVDQISFAGKKALIRVDFNVPLDENYNITDDNRMTAALPTIKKILKDGGKVILMSHLGRPKDGPTEKYSLKHIVSHLSDLLGQQVQFADDCIGEQAVEKAKALGNGEVLLLENLRFYKEEEKGDVAFAEKLSKLGDVYVNDAFGTAHRAHASTAIIAQFFPDAKYFGYLMAAELNNAEKILNNAPKPFTAIMGGSKVSDKIELIEKLLEKVDNLIIGGGMAYTFAKADGGSIGTSLVELDKLDLATSLVQKAKDKGVKLLLPLDNVIADAFSNDANTDVAKTGEIKDNWMGLDIGPETVALFSKVVEESKTILWNGPMGVFEMEKFLGGTKAIAEAVAKATENGAFSLIGGGDSAAAVAKFGMTDEVSYVSTGGGALLEYMEGKELPGVKAINE; encoded by the coding sequence ATGAAAACAGTAGATCAAATTAGTTTTGCCGGGAAAAAAGCCCTCATCAGGGTTGATTTTAACGTGCCTCTTGACGAGAATTACAATATTACCGACGATAACCGCATGACGGCAGCTTTGCCAACCATAAAAAAAATATTGAAAGATGGCGGTAAAGTTATCCTGATGTCGCACTTAGGCAGACCGAAAGATGGCCCTACAGAAAAATATTCATTAAAACATATCGTATCTCATTTATCTGACCTGCTTGGTCAGCAGGTTCAGTTTGCTGATGATTGCATTGGCGAGCAGGCTGTTGAAAAAGCGAAGGCACTTGGTAACGGCGAGGTTTTATTGTTAGAGAACCTTCGTTTTTATAAAGAAGAAGAAAAAGGGGATGTTGCCTTTGCCGAAAAGCTGTCGAAATTAGGTGATGTTTATGTGAACGATGCTTTTGGTACTGCTCACCGCGCGCACGCTTCAACTGCTATTATTGCTCAGTTTTTCCCGGATGCCAAATATTTTGGTTACCTGATGGCAGCCGAATTAAACAATGCCGAAAAGATCCTGAACAATGCACCTAAGCCTTTTACGGCTATTATGGGCGGTTCGAAGGTATCGGATAAAATTGAGCTTATTGAAAAATTGCTTGAGAAAGTTGATAACCTGATCATCGGCGGTGGTATGGCTTACACATTTGCTAAGGCCGATGGCGGTTCAATAGGTACCTCACTGGTTGAGCTTGATAAGCTTGACCTGGCTACCAGCCTGGTGCAAAAAGCTAAAGATAAGGGCGTAAAGTTATTATTGCCCTTAGATAACGTTATTGCTGATGCTTTTTCAAACGATGCTAATACTGATGTTGCTAAAACCGGCGAGATAAAAGACAACTGGATGGGTCTGGATATCGGTCCTGAAACGGTTGCTTTATTCAGCAAAGTGGTAGAGGAATCAAAAACCATTTTATGGAACGGCCCGATGGGGGTTTTTGAAATGGAGAAATTTTTAGGTGGAACCAAAGCTATTGCCGAGGCTGTAGCTAAAGCTACAGAAAACGGAGCTTTCTCGCTGATCGGCGGTGGCGACTCTGCAGCGGCAGTAGCCAAATTTGGCATGACCGATGAGGTAAGCTATGTATCAACCGGTGGTGGTGCTTTACTTGAGTACATGGAAGGTAAAGAATTGCCAGGTGTAAAAGCGATAAACGAATAA
- a CDS encoding GNAT family N-acetyltransferase has product MIRFIKVDELLHVRNEVLREGRLTLDECRFPSDNNSGNFHLGYFVDDELACIASFHPQGYGEFNGTGYQLRGMATTEKYRGKGFGNQLVNFALVYLRGQKADYLWCNARKKAIRFYSSLGFEIVSPEFEVPGIGPHHVMYVKIR; this is encoded by the coding sequence ATGATCAGGTTTATAAAAGTTGATGAGCTGCTACATGTGCGTAATGAGGTGCTGCGCGAAGGCAGGCTCACTCTTGATGAATGCCGTTTCCCATCAGATAATAATTCCGGCAATTTTCACCTTGGCTATTTTGTTGATGATGAACTGGCTTGTATAGCTTCGTTTCATCCGCAAGGTTATGGTGAATTTAATGGTACCGGTTACCAGCTCCGGGGCATGGCCACAACCGAAAAATACCGGGGGAAAGGCTTCGGCAATCAGTTGGTTAATTTTGCTTTGGTATACCTGCGGGGGCAAAAAGCAGATTACCTGTGGTGCAATGCCCGTAAAAAAGCGATACGCTTTTACAGCAGCCTTGGCTTCGAGATTGTTTCGCCCGAGTTTGAGGTCCCTGGTATAGGGCCCCACCATGTAATGTATGTTAAAATAAGATGA
- the gap gene encoding type I glyceraldehyde-3-phosphate dehydrogenase: MKIVINGFGRIGRIFLRNILLHPEIQVVAINDLTDTQTLAHLFKYDSVHRGFKGKVGFDDNSLVINGNHIRVFAERDPLNLPWKAMDIDMVIESTGKFTSKQSAEAHLTAGARQVIISAPSADKNVPTVVLAVNDGQVDLQSPVLSNASCTTNNVAAMVKILDENWGIIDGYITTVHSMTGDQNLHDAPHKDLRRARAASASIIPTTTGAAKAITAIFPHLEGRLGGAGIRVPVLNGSLTDFTCSLKKQPTIAQINEAFKQAAEGPMKNVLEYTEDPIVSTDILDNPHSCIFDAKLTSIVGGLVKVVGWYDNEMGYSSRLADLVVRIAELKKQPA; this comes from the coding sequence ATGAAGATAGTTATAAACGGGTTTGGCCGCATCGGCCGCATATTTTTAAGGAATATTTTATTGCACCCCGAAATACAGGTGGTGGCTATAAATGACCTTACCGACACACAAACCCTTGCACATTTATTTAAATATGATTCTGTTCACCGGGGTTTTAAGGGCAAGGTGGGTTTTGATGATAACAGTCTTGTTATAAACGGTAACCACATACGGGTGTTTGCCGAACGCGACCCGCTTAACCTGCCCTGGAAAGCAATGGATATTGATATGGTAATAGAATCTACCGGTAAATTTACCTCTAAACAAAGTGCCGAAGCACATCTAACGGCCGGGGCACGGCAGGTTATTATATCGGCGCCATCAGCCGATAAAAATGTACCGACTGTAGTGCTTGCCGTAAACGACGGGCAGGTTGACCTGCAATCGCCTGTGCTGTCAAACGCATCATGTACAACTAATAATGTTGCGGCAATGGTAAAAATATTAGATGAAAACTGGGGCATCATTGATGGTTACATTACAACCGTTCATTCCATGACCGGCGATCAAAACCTGCATGATGCGCCTCATAAGGATTTAAGGCGGGCAAGGGCCGCATCGGCTTCCATTATACCAACCACCACAGGCGCTGCTAAAGCCATTACCGCTATATTTCCGCATTTGGAAGGCCGTTTGGGCGGAGCAGGAATCCGTGTACCGGTACTTAACGGCTCATTAACTGATTTTACCTGCAGCCTGAAAAAGCAGCCTACCATAGCTCAAATTAATGAAGCCTTTAAGCAAGCCGCTGAAGGACCAATGAAAAATGTATTAGAGTATACCGAAGATCCTATTGTATCAACCGACATATTGGATAACCCCCACAGCTGCATTTTTGACGCCAAACTAACCTCCATAGTGGGCGGCCTTGTAAAAGTTGTTGGCTGGTATGATAATGAAATGGGCTACAGCAGCCGGCTGGCCGATTTGGTGGTGCGAATAGCCGAACTTAAAAAGCAACCTGCCTAA
- a CDS encoding MraY family glycosyltransferase, protein MLEFLRSYHFVYNVLIVVFSTLVTLLCIPSILHVARARHLYDDVGHFRKQHDHGIPRLGGVAIFVSFTITALLFSIIDKSLPISYLLTACIILFAMGLKDDLSGVNSSTKFMIQFVVAAILVIPGNIRISSMYGVFNISALPYIPSVILSILVIMLIINSFNLIDGIDGLAATTGIIANSTFAALFIYMNQYELAAISLAMVGAVVGFLRFNITPAKIFMGDTGALLIGLISAVMAIKFIELSKVSTVKLPFIYTAPALIVAVLIGPVFDTLRVFTIRILNRKSPFDADRNHIHHRMLKMGLTHLQTTLVLACLNLVSIVMVLMLGSLNNSWLIVLIFLLSISFNGIITYFIRSKKSQALTIRN, encoded by the coding sequence ATGCTTGAATTTCTACGCTCTTATCATTTTGTTTATAATGTGCTGATAGTTGTATTTTCAACCCTGGTAACATTACTTTGTATCCCCTCAATTTTACATGTTGCACGTGCCCGCCATTTATATGATGATGTCGGCCATTTCAGGAAGCAGCATGATCATGGTATTCCCCGTTTGGGTGGCGTGGCTATTTTTGTAAGCTTTACTATTACAGCCTTGTTATTTAGTATTATTGATAAATCGCTGCCAATTAGTTACCTGCTTACTGCATGTATTATTTTGTTTGCAATGGGATTAAAGGATGATCTTTCGGGGGTTAATTCCAGTACCAAGTTCATGATACAATTTGTGGTTGCCGCTATACTCGTTATCCCCGGAAATATCCGCATCAGCAGCATGTACGGGGTTTTTAATATTTCGGCCTTACCATATATCCCCAGCGTGATATTATCAATTCTGGTTATTATGCTTATCATCAACTCGTTTAACCTTATTGATGGTATTGATGGGCTTGCAGCAACTACAGGTATCATTGCTAACAGCACTTTTGCGGCACTTTTTATTTATATGAACCAGTATGAGCTTGCAGCAATTTCACTTGCTATGGTTGGGGCTGTAGTTGGATTTTTGCGTTTTAACATAACTCCTGCTAAAATATTTATGGGCGATACCGGTGCTCTGCTTATTGGCCTGATATCGGCAGTAATGGCTATTAAGTTTATTGAGCTGAGTAAGGTTTCAACTGTTAAACTGCCTTTTATATATACAGCTCCCGCCTTAATTGTAGCAGTACTTATAGGCCCTGTTTTTGACACGCTCAGGGTTTTCACTATCCGGATCCTGAACAGAAAATCTCCCTTTGATGCAGATCGCAACCACATCCACCATCGTATGTTAAAAATGGGCTTAACGCATTTGCAAACTACCCTTGTTTTAGCATGCCTGAACCTTGTTTCTATAGTGATGGTATTGATGTTGGGTAGTTTAAATAACTCCTGGCTTATTGTTCTTATATTTTTATTGTCGATATCTTTTAATGGGATAATCACTTATTTTATTCGTTCAAAAAAAAGCCAAGCTCTTACAATCCGCAATTGA
- a CDS encoding glycosyltransferase, whose amino-acid sequence MRLATGEIIGMLNADDFFADQEVLSAVAQAFSNSDAGIVYGNLDYINSSGKIIRKWKSRSCGKNSFNRGFMPPHPTFYCKRILFDKYGFYSLEYGSAADYELMARFMHKWQVRSFHLNKVMVKMKLGGISNSNLKNRVKAWSFDLKAMRENNVLLPVLAVVLKPLRKIFQFL is encoded by the coding sequence ATCCGTTTAGCAACAGGCGAAATAATAGGTATGCTTAATGCCGACGATTTTTTTGCCGATCAGGAAGTGTTATCAGCAGTGGCACAGGCATTTTCAAACAGTGATGCGGGGATCGTTTACGGAAACCTTGATTATATAAATTCTTCAGGGAAAATTATTCGTAAATGGAAAAGTCGCAGTTGTGGAAAAAATTCCTTTAACCGTGGTTTTATGCCCCCGCACCCTACCTTTTATTGCAAGCGCATTTTGTTTGACAAATACGGTTTTTATAGCCTTGAATACGGTTCCGCAGCGGATTACGAATTAATGGCGAGGTTTATGCATAAATGGCAGGTAAGGAGCTTTCATCTAAACAAGGTTATGGTTAAAATGAAACTCGGCGGGATAAGTAACAGCAATTTAAAGAACCGGGTTAAGGCATGGTCGTTTGATTTGAAAGCAATGCGTGAAAATAATGTGCTTTTACCGGTTTTAGCTGTTGTGTTGAAACCACTAAGGAAAATCTTTCAATTTCTTTAA
- the obgE gene encoding GTPase ObgE — protein sequence MSQGSNFVDYVKICCRSGHGGAGSAHLHRDILTSKGGPDGGDGGRGGHVIVKGNSQLWTMLHLKYRKHVIAGDGDSGGSSLRSGKTGRDEILEVPLGTTVRSAETGEVLFEITKDGETKILTPGGRGGLGNWHFKTSTQQTPRFAQPGEDGREDWNILELKVLADVGLVGFPNAGKSTLLSVVSAAKPEIADYAFTTLVPNLGIVSYRGGRSFVMADIPGIIEGASQGKGLGFRFLRHIERNSVLLFMVPADTSRSIKEEYSILLHELEEYNPELMHKPRVLAITKTDMLDDELQAEMKKEIPDGIPSIFISSVAQKNIDQLKDLLWKEINAGVI from the coding sequence ATGTCGCAGGGTTCCAATTTTGTTGATTATGTGAAGATCTGTTGCCGCTCTGGCCACGGAGGTGCTGGTTCTGCCCATTTGCACCGTGATATATTAACTTCAAAAGGCGGCCCCGATGGCGGCGACGGCGGCAGGGGAGGTCATGTTATTGTTAAAGGAAACTCCCAGCTGTGGACTATGCTGCACCTCAAATACCGCAAACACGTAATTGCCGGCGACGGCGATTCGGGTGGCAGCTCACTGCGTTCGGGCAAAACCGGCCGCGACGAAATATTGGAAGTACCCCTCGGTACAACCGTACGAAGTGCCGAAACAGGCGAAGTGCTTTTTGAGATAACCAAAGACGGCGAAACCAAGATCCTGACTCCCGGCGGCCGCGGTGGTTTGGGTAACTGGCATTTTAAAACATCAACCCAGCAAACCCCCCGCTTTGCCCAGCCCGGCGAAGATGGCCGTGAGGACTGGAACATCCTTGAACTTAAAGTGCTGGCCGATGTTGGTTTGGTAGGTTTCCCTAACGCGGGTAAATCAACCCTGCTTTCGGTAGTATCGGCTGCCAAGCCCGAAATTGCCGATTACGCGTTTACCACCCTGGTACCCAATTTGGGTATCGTATCATATCGTGGCGGGCGTTCATTTGTAATGGCCGATATTCCGGGCATTATTGAAGGCGCGTCGCAGGGGAAAGGTTTAGGATTTAGATTTTTGAGGCATATTGAGCGTAATTCGGTATTGCTGTTTATGGTACCTGCAGATACATCCCGCAGTATAAAAGAAGAATACAGCATCCTGCTGCATGAGCTTGAAGAATACAACCCCGAACTGATGCACAAGCCCCGCGTACTGGCCATCACCAAAACTGATATGCTTGACGATGAGCTGCAGGCCGAAATGAAAAAGGAGATCCCGGATGGAATCCCCTCTATATTTATATCATCTGTGGCTCAGAAAAATATCGATCAGCTAAAAGACCTGCTCTGGAAAGAAATCAATGCCGGCGTTATTTAG
- a CDS encoding adenylate kinase, protein MLNLVLFGPPGAGKGTQSKKLIEKYDLIHLSTGDLLRGEIAQGTALGLEAKKLMDDGKLVPDEVVIGMISNKLDANKEAKGFIFDGFPRTVAQAEALDQLLESKESAISGMIALEVGDDELERRLLERGKESGRPDDANPEVIRKRIKEYNDKTAPVAGFYQKQDKFTSINGVGSVDEIFDAIVGVNESYS, encoded by the coding sequence ATGCTAAATCTGGTTTTGTTTGGCCCTCCCGGAGCCGGGAAAGGTACTCAGTCGAAAAAACTTATTGAGAAATACGATTTGATCCACCTTTCAACCGGAGATTTGTTACGTGGTGAAATTGCACAGGGCACAGCCCTCGGCCTGGAAGCTAAAAAGCTGATGGATGATGGTAAACTGGTTCCTGATGAAGTAGTTATCGGCATGATCAGTAATAAGCTTGATGCCAACAAGGAAGCCAAAGGTTTTATTTTCGATGGTTTTCCGCGTACAGTTGCACAAGCCGAAGCTTTGGATCAACTACTTGAATCAAAAGAATCGGCAATTTCAGGCATGATCGCGTTAGAAGTTGGCGATGATGAGCTGGAGCGCCGCCTGCTGGAGCGCGGTAAGGAATCCGGAAGACCGGATGATGCCAACCCCGAAGTAATTCGCAAACGCATTAAAGAATACAATGATAAAACTGCTCCGGTAGCAGGTTTTTATCAAAAGCAAGATAAGTTTACAAGCATTAACGGTGTAGGCTCGGTTGATGAGATATTCGACGCTATTGTTGGTGTAAACGAATCATATAGCTAA
- a CDS encoding peroxiredoxin yields the protein MSLQIGQPAPQFILISSALKSVSLADFKGRKVIIHFFPLAFTGVCTTQLCTMRDSFGYYDGLNATILGISVDSPFTLGKFKEENNYQFDLLSDFNKEVSTAYGAIYDQFVMGLKGVSKRAAFVIDEEQNIIYAEVLEDAGQLPNFEAIAEIVK from the coding sequence ATGTCATTACAGATTGGCCAGCCGGCCCCTCAGTTCATTTTAATTTCATCAGCATTAAAAAGCGTTTCACTGGCCGATTTTAAAGGCCGTAAGGTAATTATCCACTTTTTCCCTTTGGCTTTTACAGGTGTTTGTACAACGCAGCTTTGTACTATGCGCGATAGCTTTGGGTACTATGACGGTTTAAACGCTACTATATTGGGCATCTCTGTTGACTCGCCTTTTACTTTAGGCAAGTTTAAAGAAGAGAACAATTACCAGTTTGATCTCCTTTCTGATTTTAATAAGGAAGTATCAACAGCTTACGGCGCAATTTATGATCAGTTTGTGATGGGCCTTAAAGGTGTATCAAAACGTGCTGCCTTTGTAATTGATGAAGAGCAGAATATCATTTATGCCGAGGTGCTTGAAGATGCCGGTCAACTGCCAAATTTTGAGGCCATTGCCGAAATTGTAAAATAA